TTGGCCTGTGTATGGATTTGTCCAAGGCTGTGTTCTTACCGGTGTTTGGGTTATAGCCCATGAATGTGGCCACCATGCCTTCAGTGATTACCAGTGGCTCGATGACACTGTTGGCTTAGTCCTCCACTCGTTCCTTCTTGTGCCATATTTCTCATGGAAATACAGTCACAGGCGCCATCACTCAAACACTGGTTCAATGGAGAAAGATGAAGTTTTTGTAccaaaaagaaaggaaaatatGTCATGGTTTTCCAAGTATCTTAGCAACCCACCTGGACGAATCCTGACCCTTGTTGTGACGCTAACCCTTGGCTGGCCTTTGTATCTTCTGTTTAATGTATCGGGTAGGAAATATGAGCGTTTTGCTTGCCATTATGACCCATCCTCTCCAATCTACTCGGACCGTGAGAGGCTTCAAATATTCATTTCTGATGTTGGGATTTCGTTAGTGGCTTTTGGGCTTTATCACCTTGCAGCTGCCAAAGGAATTTCATGGGTGTTGTGTGTATATGGGGGTCCATTGCTTGTTGTGAACGGATTTCTTGTCCTGATTACCTTCCTTCAGCACACACACCCTTCATTGCCCCATTACGATACATCTGAATGGGATTGGTTGAGAGGTGCATTGGCTACCGTGGACCGAGACTACGGGATTTTGAACAAGGTGTTCCACAACATTACTGATACTCACGTGGCTCACCATCTCATCTCGACCATGCCCCATTATCATGCTATGGAGGCAACCAAGGCTATAAAGCCAATATTGGGCAAATATTATCGGTTGGATTCAACTCCAGTATTCAAGGCAATGTGGAGGGAGGCCAAAGAATGTATGTATGTGGAGGCTGATGAAGACGACCAGAACAAAGGTGTGCTCTGGTACAGAAACAAGCTTTAAGTTGAAAGTTTTAGTTTGATGGAAGCTTGGAAAATCCTGGTTTCTCCTTTAGGGATTAGCCTTCTCTTATCCTTTAAAACCCCCTCCCTACTAGATTTATAGGTTGGTTGTGTGTTTGTCatgttttgtatttttgaaCCGCGGATTTCTTTAACTACCATTCCAGTAATGTTGATCATTGTGATAGAGCGAGAATCACTAGGCGAGTTGGGGGAGttgtttgttattgttgtttttgCAATAATCTGTACATCCTTGCTGTGCCCAGATTTCTTGGCATATCTACGGATGGGACACAATTATTTGTGAATTTTTGACTGTTGTAGTAACACCCTTTGTGATTTCTTATTACTATTCGTAATTTTTACTACTCGGATTTGtgattacttttttttaatgtgaGGGTTAACGGGCTTGGCCCATTGTGCCATTGGGAGTATGGATCTCCCtagtagacctggttattggacagggtagtccaatggatatagggttagggtcaagttaatagggcttttattgggtagggcttttattggacaggacctttattggacagggtcattatagggtcaaacttatactacaattattttgaaaattaaaatagtaatgatacaaaaaattacgtgtatagcttcgtatttacttgtacttgcacatggctcttttgtttttcatttttcattgctcgtttattgacccgcccactaatgacccgctattgacccgcgacccgcttttgacccgcccattatcgacccgctaaaaatgaccctttcaatacccgaccctcttttgacccgcaccgaccctgacccgccccgcccaataaccaggtctactcCCTAGTACAGCTAGTAGTAAAAATTGACCCAATCTAAACCCTTTGGGACTTGGGAGTAAGTGCCTCTTTGGCCTAGCATCTGGTCGAGCTTCTAGGAGAGAAAAGTAGAAATTGGGCCAAACAGGTGAATTTTAGAAAACATCTTCATCTCCTCTAGAAAGCCCATTAGACAGAAAAAGGGCTCTAGAAGGAGAAGCTTCAATTTCAAGCTTCTCACTTCTGTTTCTCAGGGAGTTGTTGAAACAGTTAAATAATTGTAACATTGGTGGTGGAGATCTGGTAGAATGAGGATCCAGATTGAAGGTAGGAATAAAAAATCAGAAatcaaatgatttttttttaagagaACATGAGAAATCACAGTTGAAGGTTTCATAAACCATGGGTTGGATGAATCACGAGATGgctgaatttttaattttagtgtATTGTAACACTTGTCCTTTTAAGCTTTTCTGTCAAAGTTATTTTTAAAAGCTACAGAGTACATTATGTTGCATTCTCACTAGTTATGATTACTACGAAATAGAATTGAAAGTACTTTTACACAAGTTAAAAACTCTAAAAACAAAATTGGGCAAAACAATGTAAATTATTTATGTTCTATTTCTCAAGACTCAAGAGTGTTTCTCTATACACAGTTTCTGTAGAAAAACTTTTAGGAAATAAaaatctatactattattaaaactcATTACACTACAGGGAGCGCGGGTTCGATTCCCAACCGACACCATATttaaccaacataagttggtggagttggtggggaactcaccttgtgacttgaAGGTCACAAGTTCGAGCTCCATCAACTGCGAAATGTTTGGAAGTGGCTCAAACGATGACCTGCGGAGCTAGGCTGGTTAACCTGTGGTAGGTGCTGGTTCAGTTAGGgtcccttcttcttacctattaaaaaaaaaattattaaaactcaATGGCATTTTATGCCATCCCGCCACATGTTGTCACCATTAGATGGCAAGTGATATGGCACCAAATCATAGTCACATtgacaaataataaaaaaaattattaaaactcaATGGCATTTTATGCCATCCCGCCACATGTTGCCACCATTAGATGCCAAGTGATATGGCACCAAATCATAGTCACAATGACAAATAATATTTTCTTATAAAAATGTGAAGAAATGCAAACGTCAATGCTTGAACCCATGACCTCATGTTCATGAACTAGAACTTTAACCACTAATCCAATGAAACAACTTATGATATTTAAGCAATTCAAAACATATAAGTTATGTTTATTAATACCTtgtattaaaattttaatgcCTACCATAATTATACACTAGATTTTAGCTCGTGCGAttcacggattctattaaattgttaagttaaaataaaactattATTAATACCAATACGTAgtattcgtaattaattaataaaaatatctacgtgtcacctaattatttatctacgtggaactcgactttttttaattcataaataattttgaaatcttatttttcattcgccaaaaccattatatttcctacgtggcgctctaatattggattaatgtttgattttggattgaatttgattctagattagtgtttgattttggattgaaatttattttagattagtgtttgattttggaatgaattatattttagatttattttttatttattagagtgtttgattttggatggagttgtatatattagtaattaattaattaaaatatctatgtggcactcaatatttttaattcaaaaatagattagaaatcttatttttcggTGGCCAAAACCATTAGTTTTCCTACGTGGTGCTCTAATAGTTCatcaaatatgcctcctttacacacacacacatatatatacatatatatatatatatatacatatatatatatatatatatatatatatatatatattagatttcattttttttttatgaaactaatctacatttacattttttttcatttaggTTCATTTACGATTACGATTTTTTCAGCAGGCCAATTCATTTACATTTACTTAGAGCTATAGAAAACAGTAATTGGAATTTACACATAGAAAACGATTActctatttttaatttaaatttagtttactaagatatttaaccaaattttatattgaatcacccttacataaataaaatataaaaataaattatgtacAAATATTTATCTCATATTATAGGTAAGTATTTAAATACGGATTATCAAattattgtaattatttttatttaactcaAATTTTATCAAGATCAATTCTCAAATTACGTACAATCACCGAGGCATCGCCCGGGCGGCAATAACtagttattttttaaaagtttggCCAAATTGACTCTAAACTAGTAAAtgctcgtgcgatgcacggttataatccaaatataaatttatataaaaTCTAAACTACAGTGCTATcataaaaatagagcttatagatATTCTCTAATGATAGATAAATTATCTATTGCTCCGTCTAGTGTCTtacgaagtatttttttttaaaataaaaaatatatcaaaTAAGGTatttgtataaaattaatttcaatctCATTTCATCACCTGTGTCAAACATAAAGGTATTGTCATCCACCTTATTTCGATAGTCATATAGTCATACAAACTTAGTACTCGTCTCATCTACCTCGTTACTCAATCACTTAAGACATTCCCCCACCATTTGCTTTATTCAATTAGAGAAGACTTTGATGCCTTACATGCCTCCACACTCATACCCATCCCCGTCACCCACGATAGGAATGGTATTCACCCCTCCTAATTCCCGTCTCATGaggtacaaaatataattcatcCCCGCGTCATCACCCATCGTGTATCCACAACTGCCTCAAACTCACCCCTAGActcaacattttttttgttgatagagttttgaatttcaaaACTTTATTTTAGACTATTCAACAATTCGGTTGTTTGATTAAaataattgagtaaataaacaaaaaaaattataatgtgtgatttagtacggagtagtaaaaAATGTTGATGTATtaataatcaattagatgaaggatAAGCAAAGCCAACATGTCCAATCTAAAATCAATTATGGCCCCGTCTAGGGATGGACATGGGTCTAGGACGCGACCCAGACCCTGTTGGACCCACCCAATTTTTTAGGGTTTGGGTCAAATTTTGTTAGACCCATTGGATCTGGGTCCATTTGTTACTAAACGGGTTTGGGTCTAATATTTTTAGACCTAGATCCGGTCCATATCCGACCCATGgacccatttaattaataaaatacattaATTTAACTTAGTTTTAGGCATATTTTTGACATTAGATTGCATGGgaagtaatatatatataaacttaTGATAATTTATACAGGAGTGTGATGATAATTGATGGTCAAACTAAAGgcctagaaaaaaaaaaatgagtgaCCAAAAAGGtttaaatttataaattatcAATACCCATTTCATACCCACTTTTGACCCAAGACCCACCAGACCCATTGGATCTGGGTAAGGGTCTGGATTTTTCAAACCCAATGGATCCAGGGCGGGTATGGATCCACGTGAAAAATATGGATCTAGGTTTGGATCTCACTAGACCCGCCCCCATGCCCATCCATATCCTCGTCACCCAAGGCGATTATAATTTTTAACCTCATTACCACAAAACTTTCCTCCATCCCGCCCCACTTAAGGGGTTGTTACCTGCCCCACTGACAAATTGATATCCATATATTTGATAAATAATCCACTATGCCTTTCAGCTAAGTTTGAAATAAATTGACATaactttattattaaaattgataaaaaaaaacaaagcatTTAAAACTGACTTATATAATTAGGATTGGTTGAGTAATCTCAAATCCAATAAATTCAAACTGAGGTGCATACATATTATCCCTACCATCAACCTAAATATTTAGTTATTATATGTTTGTCTTTGTCGTCTCCTaatctaaaatccaaactcACCCAATCATCATCAAGTGTGATGCGCGGTTTACATTTTATAATGTTAATTTTGCCCGAAATTTAATGTATAAGTGCTATTGAAATCCTTTACCCTAAAATTCTCATCCCATCACCGCCACCCACGATAAGAACGATATTCACCCCTTCAAATCCCCGTCTCGTGAgttacaaaataaaattaatccaTACTTCATCACCTATCGTGTATCCACACCTGTCTCAAACTCACCCCTAGactcattttttttgttaagagagttttcaattttaaaactctattttagACTCTTCAATAATTCGGCTGTTTGATTATAATAAtttagtaaataaacaaaatattatAATGTGTAGGTTAGTAGTAAATTTTTTTGATATATCCATAATAAATTAGATAAAAGATAAGCAAAGCAGACatgtccaatctaaaatccatcatGACCCCTTCACCTGAggagaatatattttttaaccTAATTACCATGAAACTTTCCTCCATCCCACCCACTTAAGGCGGTTGttacccgccccactgacaaaTTGATATTCATATATTCTATAAATAATCCAATATGCCTTTCATCTAACTTTGGTATATATTGGCAtaagtttattattaaaattgttaaaaattatttaaaaccgACTTATATAATTAGGATTGGTTGAGAAATATCAAATCCAATAAATTCAAACTGAGGTGCGCACACATTATCCCTTCCATCAACACAAATATCTATTTATTAGTCAATAATATACGTTTATCTTCGTTGTCTCCCAATCTATAATAAACTCACCCAATTATCATCAAGTGTGAAGCACGATTTACATTTCATAATGACCCTAGGATATAATCACTCCAATCAACAGACTCGTGAACAATCCAAATTTTAACTGTATAATAAGGCATCGGATGTTCCCTTCATTCCCACAACGGTATCATCAGAGGATGTGCTACCACAAGTAAGAAGCAGGAAAACTCCAATTTCTGCTTAATTTCTACCTTCCTGAAATAACCCGATTCCTAAATATTCTAACACCACCATATCATGAAGCATATTGCATTCACAGAAAATATCATGATCATTAAAACGCATATTGTAACATGAAACTCACTAAAATATACTACCCTCTCCATGCTCAGTTGAAAATGGTAAAATAAACATTATTTGCACAACTttcttaaaaagaaagaaaaatacagTTTAACCCTTACCTTAGCTTATAGGTCTGGGACCATTATTAATGTAGTTTTGAAACAGAAAACACATGTTTATAACTTATTGTGGCATCTGGTATATAAGCTATTAATGGGGACTCATAACCATGTACCAACTGGGGTAGATATCTTTCAATCAACCAGTTTTATATCTATAGTCTTACAAGGAGTATCTAACAAAGAGGTTAATATATCTCCAGATCAACCAGTTTCAGAGTAGACTCTGAACGTATTTGCTCATCCATGTCAGCAATCtgaaatgagcaaaaaattgAGGAGAGAAAATGATGATAACCGAGGAAACATTTAAGGAGCTTCAATTTAATCAATTAACCAATTTATTTAAACAACACTGTATTATCAACacaaatcacaagaaaaaactATCAAAGCTGCTCAATTGCAGAAAATTTTGACAGGAACTGCAATTAGACATAAGTAACTCATTATCTAACcctaaaattttaataaaacacTAAAAATAACTAAATATACATAAATGGTTGTTAAGTTGCAACAGAACCAGACAAATCTCTGTAGGAGATACAAATTCCCCCCCTAATCACTAGCTAAGTCAAGGACTCGACCTGAGGCCTAATCTACAACTGTCAGTTATCTTGACTAAACAACGAATCAAAATCTACCATAAACAACAAAGTTAATAGTAATACAGTAATTTAGTGAGCTCCAAAATCTAAAAAAGAGACGAATCAACAACAAGATGACAACCGCCTTAAAATATGTGCCTACGGATAGTCAGCTCATAAGGCCGCCATGCAATCAGAACAAAAACATACAAAACTAGGTAACAACACTACAAATATTACCAAAGAAAAGAATGATCAGCAGGACAATGACCATCCAGTCAGCAAAAATCACATTAGAAGTAACACCAGCACTAATTCCTAGCATGAGCATAGGCTGAAAAAACAGAGCTAAGTCATAATCAATGATCGGCATATCAAGTGTTGGATGCCTTAGTTTCAGATTGTAGAACACATTTGAGGCTGCATTACCCATTATCATACCTGAAGATTAAACAGAATCACTCTAACATCATATTCAACTGCTACAATATCGCGTACCTTATTATCGAACAAGAAAATACCCGCAAACACAAAACACTGGAAATACAAAAAGGTGACTTTTAGTAAATAGAAGAATCCAAC
This genomic stretch from Spinacia oleracea cultivar Varoflay chromosome 3, BTI_SOV_V1, whole genome shotgun sequence harbors:
- the LOC110785100 gene encoding delta(12)-fatty-acid desaturase FAD2, translating into MGAGGRSIPPSARKEKSDALNRVPYEKPPFTLGQIKKAIPPHCFKRSVLRSFSYVVYDFTIAFLLYYVATNYIHLLPKPFNYLAWPVYGFVQGCVLTGVWVIAHECGHHAFSDYQWLDDTVGLVLHSFLLVPYFSWKYSHRRHHSNTGSMEKDEVFVPKRKENMSWFSKYLSNPPGRILTLVVTLTLGWPLYLLFNVSGRKYERFACHYDPSSPIYSDRERLQIFISDVGISLVAFGLYHLAAAKGISWVLCVYGGPLLVVNGFLVLITFLQHTHPSLPHYDTSEWDWLRGALATVDRDYGILNKVFHNITDTHVAHHLISTMPHYHAMEATKAIKPILGKYYRLDSTPVFKAMWREAKECMYVEADEDDQNKGVLWYRNKL